Proteins encoded together in one Amphritea japonica ATCC BAA-1530 window:
- the trxC gene encoding thioredoxin TrxC, translating into MTSSISCPNCSATNKVPTDRLSDGPKCGKCKQPLFQGAATALTSANYQSMISRNDIPVLIDCWATWCGPCQQFAPVFEQAAAQFEPNVRLAKLDTEAEQTIAARLQIRSIPTLILFKQGKEAARISGALPLGQLKQWLTQQGVKL; encoded by the coding sequence ATGACTTCAAGTATCAGCTGCCCTAACTGTTCAGCAACAAATAAAGTTCCCACCGACAGACTAAGCGATGGACCTAAATGTGGTAAGTGTAAGCAGCCTCTCTTTCAGGGAGCTGCCACAGCACTAACCAGTGCAAACTATCAAAGCATGATTAGCCGTAATGATATCCCTGTTTTGATAGATTGTTGGGCTACCTGGTGTGGGCCTTGCCAACAGTTCGCCCCGGTATTTGAACAGGCAGCCGCACAGTTTGAACCTAATGTCAGACTAGCAAAACTGGATACTGAAGCGGAACAGACTATCGCTGCTCGTTTACAGATCCGTTCAATCCCCACCCTGATTCTGTTTAAACAGGGTAAAGAGGCCGCCAGAATCAGTGGTGCACTCCCGCTAGGCCAGCTAAAGCAGTGGCTGACTCAGCAAGGCGTTAAGCTTTGA